The sequence below is a genomic window from Serratia nevei.
GCCACTGAATGGCGAAGCTCGGCGGCAGGCTGACGGTCAATGCCCCCTTGGCGCTGCGTGCCTGCAGCTTGCGCGTCGCCTCGTTGATCGAAGAGAAGATCTCCTTGATATCAAGGTAGTAACTTTGCCCCTCTTCGGTCAGCAGAAGCGAGCGGTTGCGCCGGCGAAACAGCTTCAGCCCGAGGAAGTCCTCCAGCGACTTGATCTGGTGGCTCACCGCGGCCTGGGTCACGAACAGCTCTTCCGCCGCCTTGGTGAAACTCAGGTGGCGAGCGGCCGCATCGAACACGCGCAGCGCATTGAGGGGAGGTAAGCGTTTAGACATTAAATTAGCTACTTTTGTGTAACATTAATCCGAATGATTCGGTGCCGAAAATCGGGCGGCTTTGCGTGGCAAGCCATCGGTAAACGCTAACGGCGTATTGCCATTAGTTTTTTTAATCCGAGCCATTATAATTTGTCCGTTGAGGATGCGCCAGCAAATACCTATAGTGGCGGCACTTCCCGGGCCGGAACGAAAAGGGAGTGGGTGTCGAGGACGCCGATGAACTTTTGGCTTGTGGTTGTGATGTTGTGTTTGCAAATTGTCCGGCGATTCCGGACATGGTAGCTAGGCTACTGTTTTTTCACTTCCTGTACATTTACCCTGTCTGTCCATAGTGATTTTATGCAGCACCGCAAAACTTGCGGTGCTTTTTTTTGCCTGACGGTTACTGGTTGCTTTCAACCATCTCTTTCACATCGGCGCGGTTGATCTGCTGCTCGACGCCGTTGGCGTCTTTATAGCTGATCATGCCGGTGTCGTTGTCCACTTTAGGCTTGCCGTCAGCGACAATGGTGCGTCCGTCATTGGTATGCATCACGTAGTTGCTGGAACAGGCGGCCAGGGTGAACGTAAGCATCAGAGCAGAGAGAACTGCGGCTGTTTTCTTCATTGAGGACTCCTTTGTAGTTTTAAATGCTGATAAATACCTTTTATCTGTATAGATGCGATTAATTAGCGCACATTTAATAGCATAACAAACTTTCCAAATTTTGCCAGGCGATAAGTCCTAATAGGCAGGATCGCTTGTCTCCGGCGGCAAAATAGGACAGGATCACCCATCGACTCAAGCCAGTGACAATCAGGGTATGACGCCTTTTAACCCCAGCCTTTTTCGCCAACAGTTTCCCGCGCTCGCGCAGGACGGCATCTATCTGGACAGCGCCGCCACCGCGTTGAAACCGCAGGCGGTGATCGACGCCACGCAGCAATTTTATCGCGATGACGCCGCCACCGTGCACCGCAGCCAGCATCGGGCGGCGCAGGATCTGACCGCCCGTTTCGAACGAGCGCGCGTCCAGGTGGCCCAGTTGATCAATGCGCCGTCGGCCGACGACATCGTCTGGACGCGCGGCACCACCGAGGCGATCAACCTGGTGGCGCAGAGCTACCTGCGTCCGCGCCTGCAGCCGGGCGATGAAATCCTGGTAAGTGAAGCGGAACACCACGCCAACCTGATCCCCTGGCTGATGGTGGCAGAGCAAACCGGCGCGCGGGTGGTGAAACTGCCGATCGGTGCCGATCGGTTGCCGGATTTGACGCAGCTGCCCACCCTGCTCAACGACAACACCCGCCTGTTGGCGCTGGGGCAAATGTCCAACGTCACCGGCGGCTGCCCGGATCTGGCGCCGGCGATCGCACAGGCGCATGCCGCCGGCGCACGCGTGATGATCGACGGCGCTCAGGGCGTGGTTCACGGCCCGGCCGACGTACAGCGGCTCGACATCGATTTCTACGCCTTCTCCGGCCACAAGCTGTATGGCCCGACCGGCATCGGCGCGCTGTACGGCAAAGCCGAGCTGCTGGCGCAGATGGCGCCGTGGCAAGGCGGCGGCAAGATGCTGACCCAGGCGTCGTTCGACGGTTTTACCCCGCAAAAACCGCCGCACTGCTTCGAAGCCGGCACGCCGAACATCGCCGGCGTGCTGGGGTTGGCCGCGGCGCTCACCTGGCTCAACGAGCAGGACATGGCGGCGGCGGAGCGCTACAGCCGCGAGCTGGCGGACCAGGCGGAACAGCGGTTGGCGCAGCTACCGGGCTTTCGCAGCTTCCGCAGCTCCGGCTCCAGCCTGCTGGCGTTCGATATCGCCGGCGTACACCACAGCGACATCGTCACGCTGTTGGCGGAGCAAGGCATTGCGCTGCGCGCCGGCCAACACTGCGCGCAGCCGCTGATGGCGGCGTTAGGCGTCAGCGGCACGCTGCGCGCATCGTTTGCCCCCTACAATACGCAACAGGACGTCGATACGCTGGTCAGCGCGTTGACTCACGCCCTCGATCTGCTGGCCGACTGACTTGATTCCCGGAGATGCTATGCTCGCCCCCCATCCTTTTGGCCGAGAGGTCACCGCCGAAGCGTTGATCGCCACCTTCAGCACGCTGAAACAGTGGGAAGACCGCTACCGCCAGCTGATTATGCTCGCGAAACGGCTGCCGCCGCTGCCGGAGGCCTTGCGCAGTGAAGAAATAGCGTTGAGCGGGTGTGAAAACCGCGTCTGGTTGGGGCACCAGTTGCTGGAAGACGGCACGCTGCACTTCTATGGCGACAGCGAAGGCCGCATCGTGCGCGGCCTGTTGGCGGTGCTGCTGACCGAAGTGGAAGGGAAAACGCCGCAGCAGATCGCCGCATTGGATCCGCTGGCGCTGTTCGATCGGTTAGCGCTGCGCGCGCAGCTGAGCGCCACCCGCGCCAGCGGCCTGGCGGCGTTGGCCGCCGCCGTAAAGGCCATCGCCGCCCGTTACGCCTGACGCGCCGCCTTCGCCACCATCTTTTTCAGCGCGTGCGACACGGCGACGAAGCCGAAGGTCGCGGTGACCATGGTCGCCGCGCCGAATCCCGCGCTGCAATCCATTCTTTTCGGCCCTTCCGCCGTGCTGCGCGAAGCGCACACCGAACCGTCCGGCTGCGGGTAAACCAGCGGCTCGCTGGAGAAGACGCAGTCGATGCCCAGCTTGCCCTTGCCGTTTTTCACCACGTTGAAATCGTGCTTCAGCCGCTCGCGCAGCTTGGCGGCCAGCGGATCCTGAATGGTTTTCGCCAGATCGGCCACTTCGATCTTGGTCGGGTCAATCTGCCCGCCGGCGCCGCCAGTGGTCACCACCGGGATCTTGAAGCGGCGGCAGTATGACAGCAACGCCGCCTTCGGCCGCACGCTGTCGATCGCGTCGATGACGTAGCTGAAGTTATGGTCCAGCAGCTCGGCGACGTTGTCCGGGGTGATGAAATCGTCGATGCAGGTCACCCGGCATTCCGGGTTAATCGCCAGGATACGCTCCGCCATCACCTCGGTTTTCGATTGCCCGACGTGTTGGCGCAACGCGTGGATCTGGCGGTTGGTATTGGTGACGCAGACATCATCCATGTCGATCAGGGTGATGGCGCCGATGCCGGTGCGCGCCAGTGCCTCAGCCGCCCAGGAACCCACGCCGCCGATGCCGATCACGCAGACGTGCGCCTGCGCGAACACCGCCAACGCCTGCTGGCCGTACAACCGCGCCGTGCCGCCGAAACGCTGCAGATAGGCTTCCGAATAAGCTGTGCTCATAACGCTTTAATTACCTTCGTAATGCAAATGATAAGGGCCGGAAAATCCGGCCCTTGCGGGTCACTCTTTTCACGCCGTATGCGTTTACCGGGTGGCCAGCAACGAACCGCTGCCGTTTGACTGATTCGCGCTGAACAGCTGGCCACCGCCGTTGTTCTTCAGCACCCAGACGCGGCCATAGTGGTTGTAGTACCCCGCCGAGTGGCCGGCTTCCGGCCCGATGCCCTGATACATGTCAAAGTGCTGGCCCTTGATGGCGCCGCCCACGTCGAGCGCGACCATCAGGCGCATCTCGTATTTTCCCGTGAATTTACCCTTGTTGTCCAGCAGTGGCACTTCGGCCAGCAGCGTGGTGCCCGCCGGGATCAGCGAACGGTCGGAGGCCACCGAGGCTTTGGCGATCAGCGGCACCGCGCTGGCGCCCTTCACCGGCGCAAAAGCTTCCGGGCGGAAGAACACGAACGACGGATTTTGCTCCAGCAGCTCACGCACCTCTGCGGCGCTGTGGGTATCCGCCCACTGACGGATCGCCTGCATCGACATGTCCGCCTTGGCCACTTCGCCGCGATCGATCAGCACCTTGCCGATGCTGCGATAGGCGTGGCCGTTCTTGCCGCCGTAGCCGAAGAACACCAGCGGCTGGCCGTTGCCGTAG
It includes:
- a CDS encoding YgdI/YgdR family lipoprotein; this translates as MKKTAAVLSALMLTFTLAACSSNYVMHTNDGRTIVADGKPKVDNDTGMISYKDANGVEQQINRADVKEMVESNQ
- the csdA gene encoding cysteine desulfurase CsdA translates to MTPFNPSLFRQQFPALAQDGIYLDSAATALKPQAVIDATQQFYRDDAATVHRSQHRAAQDLTARFERARVQVAQLINAPSADDIVWTRGTTEAINLVAQSYLRPRLQPGDEILVSEAEHHANLIPWLMVAEQTGARVVKLPIGADRLPDLTQLPTLLNDNTRLLALGQMSNVTGGCPDLAPAIAQAHAAGARVMIDGAQGVVHGPADVQRLDIDFYAFSGHKLYGPTGIGALYGKAELLAQMAPWQGGGKMLTQASFDGFTPQKPPHCFEAGTPNIAGVLGLAAALTWLNEQDMAAAERYSRELADQAEQRLAQLPGFRSFRSSGSSLLAFDIAGVHHSDIVTLLAEQGIALRAGQHCAQPLMAALGVSGTLRASFAPYNTQQDVDTLVSALTHALDLLAD
- the csdE gene encoding cysteine desulfurase sulfur acceptor subunit CsdE, with the translated sequence MLAPHPFGREVTAEALIATFSTLKQWEDRYRQLIMLAKRLPPLPEALRSEEIALSGCENRVWLGHQLLEDGTLHFYGDSEGRIVRGLLAVLLTEVEGKTPQQIAALDPLALFDRLALRAQLSATRASGLAALAAAVKAIAARYA
- the tcdA gene encoding tRNA cyclic N6-threonylcarbamoyladenosine(37) synthase TcdA is translated as MSTAYSEAYLQRFGGTARLYGQQALAVFAQAHVCVIGIGGVGSWAAEALARTGIGAITLIDMDDVCVTNTNRQIHALRQHVGQSKTEVMAERILAINPECRVTCIDDFITPDNVAELLDHNFSYVIDAIDSVRPKAALLSYCRRFKIPVVTTGGAGGQIDPTKIEVADLAKTIQDPLAAKLRERLKHDFNVVKNGKGKLGIDCVFSSEPLVYPQPDGSVCASRSTAEGPKRMDCSAGFGAATMVTATFGFVAVSHALKKMVAKAARQA
- the mltA gene encoding murein transglycosylase A, with amino-acid sequence MKGRWGKYLLGGLIVAVLAGCSSKPTDRGQQYKDGRLDQSLELVNQPNAKGSPVNAKDYSDQLMEIKYASPSLFNRNNSTYQAVQSWMASGADTRMLSQYGLSAYQMEGVDNYGNVQFTGYYTPVVQARYTQQGEFRYPLYRMPPKGRGRLPDRAGIYSGALDDRYIIAYTNSLMDNFMMEVQGSGYVDYGNGQPLVFFGYGGKNGHAYRSIGKVLIDRGEVAKADMSMQAIRQWADTHSAAEVRELLEQNPSFVFFRPEAFAPVKGASAVPLIAKASVASDRSLIPAGTTLLAEVPLLDNKGKFTGKYEMRLMVALDVGGAIKGQHFDMYQGIGPEAGHSAGYYNHYGRVWVLKNNGGGQLFSANQSNGSGSLLATR